The following proteins are co-located in the Fusobacteria bacterium ZRK30 genome:
- the rpsP gene encoding 30S ribosomal protein S16: MLKIRLTRLGSKKRPVYRVVAMEALQKRDGKAIAYLGNYYPLEDSKVVLKEEEILRLLGNGAQPTRTVKSLLTKAGIWAKFEESKKN; the protein is encoded by the coding sequence ATGTTAAAGATTAGATTAACTAGATTAGGAAGCAAGAAAAGACCTGTTTACAGAGTAGTAGCAATGGAAGCATTACAAAAAAGAGATGGAAAGGCAATAGCTTACTTAGGTAACTACTATCCATTAGAAGATTCTAAAGTAGTATTAAAAGAGGAAGAAATCTTAAGATTATTAGGAAACGGAGCTCAACCTACGAGAACTGTTAAATCTTTATTAACTAAAGCTGGAATCTGGGCTAAGTTTGAAGAGTCAAAGAAAAACTAA